A single genomic interval of Veillonellales bacterium harbors:
- a CDS encoding NAD(P)H-hydrate dehydratase has protein sequence MKATTAAEMREIDQTATQLYGIPGIVLMENAGGEIARKIQSILGEVPGKKICIFAGKGNNGGDGYVVARHLFNQGAKVKVFLLGSSKNITGDAKINLDIITNMEINILEITSERDWDQVKIAVAFADCLLDGILGTGFRGAIDGEVARAIEIMNNSGRAIVAVDIPSGVDANTGQVRGGAVKACHTVTLGLPKPGLLLYPGAAYAGAITVANIGLPSSLLLDNEIKQNMITAAEVRNLLPPRQADAHKGSCGKVLIVAGSQGLTGAAALSSQAALRAGAGLVTLGIGESLHDIMEAKLTEVMTKPLPEIIKGAIGRKAVPYIEEFAGECNVLAIGPGIGRQEETMTAVRELVKSVSCPLVIDADGLQSLVGFTEILPDLSGVAVLTPHPGEMARLIGLSPERINQDRIGIARQAAGQWGSIVVLKGARTVIAFPDGEVYINTTGNAGMATGGTGDVLTGVIAAFIAQGLSSHAAAVAGVYIHGLAGDIAAHNGGIGLTASDVIQALPAAILGIQTV, from the coding sequence ATGAAAGCAACTACGGCAGCTGAAATGAGAGAAATTGATCAGACCGCGACTCAGCTTTATGGTATTCCAGGCATCGTATTAATGGAAAATGCCGGTGGGGAAATCGCCCGGAAGATTCAAAGCATTTTAGGGGAAGTGCCGGGGAAAAAGATTTGTATTTTTGCCGGTAAGGGGAATAATGGCGGTGACGGGTATGTTGTGGCCCGGCATCTTTTCAATCAGGGGGCCAAGGTGAAGGTGTTCTTGCTGGGCAGCAGCAAAAATATAACTGGCGATGCGAAAATCAACCTGGATATTATTACAAATATGGAGATCAATATACTGGAAATCACCAGTGAACGGGATTGGGATCAGGTAAAAATTGCCGTTGCTTTTGCCGATTGTCTGCTGGATGGAATATTGGGTACGGGATTCCGGGGAGCAATTGATGGCGAAGTAGCACGGGCAATTGAAATCATGAACAACTCAGGACGAGCAATCGTCGCCGTGGATATTCCATCCGGGGTTGATGCGAATACCGGACAGGTTCGCGGCGGTGCGGTCAAGGCTTGTCATACGGTTACGTTGGGACTTCCTAAGCCGGGCTTGCTGCTTTACCCGGGAGCCGCGTATGCCGGTGCGATAACGGTTGCCAATATTGGGCTTCCTTCTTCCTTGCTGCTTGATAACGAAATCAAGCAAAATATGATTACCGCGGCTGAAGTTCGCAATTTACTGCCCCCAAGACAGGCGGATGCACATAAGGGAAGCTGCGGCAAGGTGTTGATCGTTGCCGGTTCACAAGGGTTAACCGGGGCGGCCGCGTTGTCTTCTCAGGCGGCGCTGCGTGCCGGGGCGGGGCTGGTAACGCTGGGAATTGGTGAAAGCCTTCATGATATTATGGAGGCCAAGCTGACAGAAGTGATGACAAAGCCTTTGCCGGAAATAATTAAGGGAGCCATTGGTCGTAAGGCCGTCCCTTATATTGAGGAATTTGCCGGTGAATGCAATGTGCTGGCAATTGGTCCGGGAATCGGACGGCAGGAAGAGACGATGACGGCTGTTCGTGAGTTGGTCAAAAGCGTTTCCTGTCCGTTGGTGATTGATGCGGATGGGCTGCAATCTCTGGTCGGATTTACAGAGATCCTGCCCGATTTAAGCGGTGTGGCGGTTCTTACTCCCCATCCTGGTGAAATGGCCCGGCTTATTGGCTTATCGCCGGAAAGGATTAATCAGGATCGTATCGGCATAGCCAGACAGGCAGCCGGTCAGTGGGGCAGTATTGTCGTATTAAAAGGGGCCCGCACGGTGATAGCTTTTCCTGATGGCGAGGTGTATATCAATACCACCGGCAATGCCGGGATGGCTACAGGAGGAACGGGTGACGTGCTAACCGGAGTGATTGCCGCTTTTATTGCCCAGGGGTTATCCAGTCATGCGGCTGCGGTGGCGGGAGTATATATTCATGGCCTTGCCGGGGATATTGCGGCGCACAACGGGGGAATTGGTCTTACAGCCAGCGATGTCATCCAGGCATTACCAGCAGCAATATTGGGAATTCAGACTGTATAG
- a CDS encoding ribbon-helix-helix protein, CopG family, whose protein sequence is MAELRRIMISIPNSLLQEVDGIIAMEKLSRSQFVRDAMRLYIEDRKRKAVRDMMRKGYQEMAAINLTLAEEGLMIDSDAFGMPTLLAERE, encoded by the coding sequence GTGGCGGAACTGAGGCGTATTATGATTAGTATCCCAAATAGCTTGTTGCAGGAAGTCGATGGTATTATTGCCATGGAAAAACTTAGCCGCAGCCAATTTGTACGGGATGCGATGCGTTTGTATATAGAAGATCGAAAACGCAAGGCAGTACGGGACATGATGCGAAAGGGCTATCAGGAGATGGCCGCAATTAATTTGACATTAGCCGAGGAAGGTCTTATGATTGACTCGGATGCATTTGGAATGCCCACCTTATTGGCGGAGCGTGAATAG
- a CDS encoding type II toxin-antitoxin system PemK/MazF family toxin, whose protein sequence is MIVKRGDIYYANLSPVVGSEQGGHRPVLVIQNDVGNKYSPTVIVVAITSQISKAKLPTHVEVSAKQYNLEKDSVILLEQLRTIDKRRLKEKVTHLGEEFMTKVDEALRISIGLVQI, encoded by the coding sequence ATGATCGTGAAGCGTGGGGATATTTATTATGCCAATCTAAGTCCGGTGGTGGGATCGGAGCAGGGGGGACATCGTCCTGTTCTCGTGATTCAAAATGATGTTGGCAATAAATATAGTCCGACTGTTATTGTAGTAGCTATTACATCACAGATTTCTAAAGCAAAACTGCCGACGCATGTGGAAGTAAGTGCTAAACAGTATAATCTGGAGAAGGATTCGGTGATCTTATTAGAACAACTGCGTACTATTGACAAGCGGCGTCTCAAGGAAAAAGTGACTCATTTAGGCGAGGAATTTATGACTAAGGTGGATGAAGCGCTGCGGATTAGCATAGGCTTGGTGCAAATTTAA
- a CDS encoding N-acetylmuramoyl-L-alanine amidase — protein sequence MQRIVAFLFLLLFSLVPQIASAKLPAATTPMAVPAAQLSVLKTDAAAMKGALAKPELTNLRFAVHNDAVTGASRLRVVIDVTGPVKVDASVSASPAPQLTVNIKGAGTGTASDCLQLDGQIAQQATLSAVEDNSQVLIDLPNMIDNNDYRVFTLPQDIKANKPFRVVIDINKPVQSANIKFTPGLSGKVIALDPGHGGTDSGAIGPAQVQEKTVTLAVAQKVQALLERAGAKVLMTRSDDRDVFAPNDSAVDELRARAQVGNSNKADIFVSIHANSFTSPAVGGTSTYYYPKSAYDRTLAQSLQDCIVQTDGLDDRGINQANFYVVKHTMMPAALIEMAFISNPKEEKLLTMQQFQQKMAQGIVQGLERFFAQASRMGGGQ from the coding sequence TTGCAGCGTATTGTTGCGTTTCTTTTCTTGTTGCTATTTTCACTTGTTCCACAGATCGCTTCGGCAAAGCTCCCTGCCGCTACCACACCTATGGCAGTGCCGGCTGCTCAACTGTCTGTGTTAAAAACAGATGCTGCCGCGATGAAAGGGGCTTTGGCAAAACCGGAGCTGACGAATCTTCGCTTCGCCGTTCATAACGATGCAGTTACTGGAGCCAGCCGATTAAGAGTTGTTATCGATGTGACTGGCCCGGTAAAGGTAGACGCTTCCGTTAGTGCATCGCCGGCGCCTCAGCTGACCGTCAATATTAAAGGGGCCGGTACAGGTACGGCCTCCGATTGCCTGCAGCTTGACGGACAAATAGCCCAGCAGGCCACGCTGTCTGCGGTGGAGGATAATAGTCAGGTATTGATTGATCTTCCCAATATGATTGATAATAATGATTACCGGGTATTTACGTTGCCTCAGGATATAAAAGCCAATAAACCTTTCCGGGTAGTTATTGATATAAACAAGCCGGTTCAGTCGGCAAATATTAAATTCACCCCGGGTCTCAGCGGCAAGGTGATAGCTCTTGACCCGGGGCATGGCGGTACGGATTCGGGTGCCATTGGCCCTGCCCAGGTTCAGGAAAAAACAGTTACGCTGGCAGTCGCCCAAAAGGTGCAGGCCCTGCTGGAGCGGGCCGGAGCGAAAGTACTGATGACTCGCAGCGATGATCGGGATGTATTTGCTCCCAACGACAGTGCGGTGGACGAGCTTCGTGCCCGGGCTCAGGTTGGTAATAGCAATAAAGCCGATATTTTTGTAAGTATTCATGCTAATTCGTTTACAAGTCCGGCTGTAGGCGGCACGTCTACGTATTATTATCCAAAATCCGCTTATGACAGGACATTGGCGCAAAGTTTGCAGGACTGTATTGTCCAGACAGACGGCCTGGATGATCGCGGCATTAATCAGGCTAATTTTTACGTTGTTAAACACACAATGATGCCGGCGGCACTGATTGAGATGGCTTTTATCTCTAATCCGAAGGAAGAAAAATTGCTGACAATGCAGCAGTTTCAGCAGAAAATGGCACAGGGGATTGTACAAGGACTGGAACGGTTTTTTGCTCAGGCTTCTAGAATGGGAGGTGGGCAATGA
- a CDS encoding GerMN domain-containing protein, translating into MMTGKVKVAAVVLLLLTALLGGCASPAATTPASPTAPAAGASQPAETAANGASAAENAVPGTNTMRLTVYQATANGMYLVPDAHVVPKNDHPARTALELLLAGTNKPNTVSVVPKGTKVRNLWLQDHIAYVDFNDKIVKNNTGGSAAEMLLVGAIVNTLTEFQEVHKVQILVEGKNIDTISGHMDISEPLSRSEKIIKK; encoded by the coding sequence ATGATGACGGGGAAAGTGAAAGTGGCCGCGGTTGTGCTGTTGCTGTTAACCGCGTTGCTTGGGGGATGTGCTTCTCCTGCTGCTACCACACCAGCGTCACCCACAGCGCCGGCCGCCGGTGCGTCGCAGCCGGCGGAAACGGCTGCAAACGGAGCGTCTGCTGCGGAGAATGCCGTGCCAGGTACAAATACAATGCGGCTTACAGTCTATCAGGCGACTGCCAATGGAATGTATCTGGTTCCCGATGCACATGTTGTGCCAAAAAATGATCATCCTGCCAGGACGGCTCTGGAATTATTGCTGGCCGGAACTAATAAGCCCAATACGGTGTCCGTCGTTCCGAAGGGGACGAAGGTTAGAAATCTTTGGTTACAGGATCATATTGCCTATGTGGATTTTAATGATAAAATAGTTAAAAATAATACGGGCGGATCGGCGGCAGAAATGCTGTTAGTGGGAGCTATTGTAAATACACTGACTGAATTTCAGGAAGTGCATAAAGTACAGATCCTGGTTGAGGGGAAAAATATTGATACGATTTCCGGCCATATGGATATTAGTGAACCACTGAGCCGTTCCGAGAAAATTATCAAAAAGTGA
- a CDS encoding sigma 54-interacting transcriptional regulator: MDILRFKLPNIDRVGLVLDISQILAAHQINITGMEVERNTTYLEIELSSKETKHILFNALQRIPQIIDVIEIELLPHQEKAEQLKTVLASVNDGIIAVDHQGYITQYNPAAEKIVHFPAKEAIGKFLTEIFPPDIPLLDAVKQGTVYNNREIMLPRTKSHYLTSGRPIMDSTGHIIGAVATLRDISEVRKMVYSITGQSSLSFGEMLYASETMQKVVSIAKAIAHGDSSVLIRGETGTGKELFARAIHAASPRTNNIFVPLNCAAIPDNLLESELFGYKEGAFTGAVKGGKPGLFEFANHGTIFLDEISEIPLHLQAKLLRVLQENKLRRLGDNREISVDVRVLAATNSSLEKMMEEGKFREDLYYRLNVIPLFIPPLRERTEDIPLLSQFFLQRFAVRLQKPVSTMSETALTKLSQYHWPGNVRELENVMERAVNIIDGTILLAKHIIFDHDYTPRAAAPLPLEKKLDELVAEVEKDALLKALTRYHTLRQMGQALGLSHTAVLKKLHKYALPLPRKG; this comes from the coding sequence ATGGACATTTTACGCTTTAAACTGCCCAATATTGATCGGGTCGGCTTGGTACTGGACATTTCACAAATTCTAGCAGCTCACCAAATTAATATAACCGGGATGGAAGTAGAACGCAATACGACTTATCTGGAAATTGAACTTTCTTCAAAAGAGACGAAACACATTCTGTTCAATGCATTACAGCGCATTCCTCAAATTATCGATGTGATCGAAATCGAACTGCTGCCGCACCAGGAAAAAGCCGAACAGCTTAAGACCGTCTTAGCGTCCGTCAACGACGGCATTATCGCCGTTGATCATCAGGGCTATATTACCCAATATAACCCCGCCGCCGAAAAAATTGTCCATTTCCCGGCAAAAGAGGCAATCGGTAAATTTCTCACTGAAATATTCCCCCCTGATATACCACTCTTAGATGCGGTCAAACAAGGAACCGTCTACAATAACCGGGAAATTATGCTGCCGCGTACAAAAAGCCATTACCTGACAAGCGGCCGGCCAATCATGGATTCCACGGGCCATATCATTGGTGCCGTAGCTACACTGCGGGACATCAGCGAAGTCCGAAAAATGGTCTACAGCATTACCGGGCAATCCAGTCTCTCCTTTGGTGAAATGCTGTACGCCAGCGAAACCATGCAAAAAGTGGTATCCATAGCCAAAGCAATTGCCCATGGTGATTCCAGCGTGTTGATCCGGGGCGAAACAGGAACCGGTAAAGAACTATTTGCCCGGGCTATTCACGCTGCCTCACCGCGAACCAATAATATCTTTGTTCCTTTGAACTGTGCGGCCATCCCGGACAACTTACTGGAAAGCGAGCTATTCGGCTACAAGGAGGGTGCCTTCACCGGGGCGGTAAAAGGCGGTAAACCCGGTTTATTTGAATTTGCCAACCACGGAACGATTTTTCTTGATGAAATCAGTGAAATACCACTCCACCTCCAGGCAAAGCTGCTCCGGGTTCTGCAGGAAAACAAACTTCGCCGTCTTGGTGATAATCGGGAGATTAGTGTCGATGTACGAGTACTGGCGGCAACCAATTCCAGTTTGGAAAAAATGATGGAGGAAGGAAAATTCCGCGAAGATCTCTATTATCGGCTGAATGTCATTCCTTTATTCATTCCGCCGCTCCGGGAGCGGACCGAAGATATTCCGCTATTGTCCCAATTTTTCCTCCAGCGTTTCGCCGTACGGCTGCAAAAACCGGTCAGCACCATGAGCGAAACAGCCCTGACAAAATTGTCTCAATACCATTGGCCGGGTAATGTCCGGGAATTGGAGAATGTAATGGAACGGGCTGTCAATATCATCGATGGCACCATCTTACTTGCCAAGCATATCATTTTTGATCATGATTATACTCCCCGTGCTGCCGCACCGCTGCCTTTGGAAAAAAAGCTGGACGAATTAGTCGCCGAAGTGGAAAAGGACGCCCTTTTGAAAGCACTGACCCGATACCATACCTTGCGGCAGATGGGTCAAGCCCTTGGTCTTTCCCACACTGCCGTTCTCAAAAAACTGCACAAATACGCTTTGCCATTGCCGCGGAAAGGATAA
- the thiL gene encoding thiamine-phosphate kinase translates to MELKQVGEFGLIQLLKEDTIADPSSVVVGIGDDAAVLLPTPHQLQLITADMLVENVHFALHTTTPWQLGYKAIGVSLSDIAAMGGRPHHAVVSIALSPETPAEVVLNIYQGMKEICHQFGVNIVGGDTVSSPGGMVINVTVLGEVEPGNLLRRSGAQVGDLVVVTGNLGNSGAGLELLSRPDWEEYEFAWPLVTAHLTPSPQVKTGQMLAAFGATSMDDISDGLASEANEIASASGVGMRLYSRQIPLSKEIREAAVLLEKSALDFALYGGEDFQLLFTIDKDHFKQIPAEEPDVPLTVIGEVVERGEGIQLINEHGDAVVLEPGGYNHFR, encoded by the coding sequence ATGGAACTAAAACAAGTAGGTGAATTTGGCTTAATCCAGTTATTGAAAGAAGATACAATTGCCGATCCCAGCAGTGTGGTGGTTGGGATAGGCGATGATGCGGCTGTTTTGCTGCCGACGCCGCATCAGCTACAATTGATTACTGCCGATATGCTGGTGGAAAATGTTCATTTTGCTTTACATACTACAACGCCATGGCAGCTGGGCTATAAGGCAATCGGCGTGAGCCTGAGCGACATTGCCGCCATGGGGGGGAGACCGCACCATGCGGTTGTTTCCATAGCTCTTTCACCGGAAACTCCGGCTGAGGTTGTTTTGAACATCTATCAGGGAATGAAAGAGATTTGTCATCAATTTGGCGTCAATATCGTCGGCGGGGATACTGTTTCCAGTCCGGGGGGAATGGTGATTAATGTAACTGTACTGGGTGAAGTGGAACCGGGTAATTTACTGCGCCGTTCCGGGGCTCAGGTGGGTGACCTTGTCGTTGTAACCGGCAATTTAGGAAATTCCGGAGCCGGACTGGAACTGTTATCCCGCCCAGACTGGGAAGAATACGAATTTGCCTGGCCTTTGGTGACAGCTCATCTGACGCCTTCTCCCCAGGTGAAAACCGGACAGATGCTGGCAGCCTTCGGAGCGACCAGCATGGATGATATCAGTGACGGACTGGCCAGTGAGGCCAATGAAATCGCCTCCGCCAGCGGAGTGGGTATGCGGCTGTACAGCCGGCAGATTCCTTTATCGAAGGAAATACGGGAAGCGGCGGTCTTGTTAGAAAAATCAGCGCTGGATTTTGCTTTATATGGCGGCGAGGATTTTCAACTGCTTTTTACAATAGACAAAGATCATTTTAAGCAGATACCGGCGGAGGAACCGGATGTACCGTTGACTGTGATCGGAGAAGTTGTGGAGCGAGGCGAGGGGATTCAATTGATAAACGAACATGGTGATGCCGTTGTTTTGGAGCCGGGAGGCTACAACCACTTCCGCTAG
- the tsaE gene encoding tRNA (adenosine(37)-N6)-threonylcarbamoyltransferase complex ATPase subunit type 1 TsaE, whose protein sequence is MLIFKTNSPEDTFSFGQKMAGLVSAGDVFCLAGDLGAGKTLLTQGISAGLQVGDAVTSPTFAILNVYAAVLPIYHFDLYRLEHPAELTDIGFYEYIEGDGLAIIEWPDKFPAELPDEYLWIDIKTGDSPNERLLCLRPRGVRYEQFGEELKIIAGSCFRYSHPGV, encoded by the coding sequence ATGTTGATTTTTAAAACCAATTCACCGGAGGATACATTTTCTTTTGGTCAAAAAATGGCTGGTTTAGTTTCAGCCGGAGACGTTTTTTGTCTGGCCGGGGATTTGGGAGCGGGGAAAACGCTGCTGACGCAGGGAATCAGCGCCGGGTTACAGGTCGGTGATGCAGTAACCAGCCCTACTTTTGCAATCCTGAATGTATATGCGGCTGTTTTGCCAATATACCATTTCGATTTATACCGGCTGGAACATCCGGCGGAACTTACTGATATCGGTTTTTATGAATATATTGAGGGAGATGGTTTGGCAATTATTGAATGGCCCGACAAGTTTCCCGCAGAACTGCCGGATGAATATTTGTGGATTGACATTAAAACCGGGGACAGCCCGAATGAACGGCTGCTCTGCTTACGCCCCCGGGGGGTTCGGTATGAACAGTTTGGTGAGGAGTTGAAAATCATTGCCGGTTCTTGCTTTAGATACAGCCACCCTGGTGTCTAG
- the tsaB gene encoding tRNA (adenosine(37)-N6)-threonylcarbamoyltransferase complex dimerization subunit type 1 TsaB — MPVLALDTATLVSSVALAAEDILLAEITLQTKKTHSEVLMPHIEQLLTMANVAKRDIMAVAVSIGPGSFTGLRIGLATAKALAYALQIPIVGVPTLAALAYGCPLPGTLLSPLLDAQKGNVYQAVFRWEQGNLQTVQPARVIRFSDVLREMGSKDQPVLLLGEGAVMNRQVILQAGGNLLLAPPHIIMPRAASVAMLGQKMLAAGEQQDVMALEPLYIRRSEAEVLWEKRHGVCL, encoded by the coding sequence TTGCCGGTTCTTGCTTTAGATACAGCCACCCTGGTGTCTAGTGTAGCCTTGGCTGCAGAAGATATCTTGCTGGCTGAAATTACCCTTCAAACAAAGAAGACACATTCTGAAGTATTGATGCCCCATATTGAGCAGCTATTGACGATGGCCAATGTGGCTAAGCGGGATATTATGGCAGTGGCGGTTAGTATTGGACCAGGGTCCTTTACCGGTCTCAGGATCGGACTGGCTACAGCGAAAGCGCTAGCGTATGCTTTACAGATACCCATAGTCGGTGTGCCGACTTTGGCAGCGCTGGCATACGGTTGTCCGCTGCCGGGGACGCTTCTTTCACCACTATTGGATGCCCAAAAGGGAAATGTCTACCAGGCTGTATTTCGCTGGGAGCAGGGAAACCTTCAGACAGTACAGCCGGCTCGGGTTATCCGTTTTTCTGATGTGCTGCGGGAAATGGGCAGTAAGGATCAGCCGGTGCTGCTGCTGGGTGAAGGCGCGGTTATGAATCGCCAGGTGATCCTGCAGGCAGGGGGGAACCTGCTGCTGGCGCCGCCGCATATTATTATGCCCCGGGCAGCCAGTGTAGCCATGCTGGGGCAGAAAATGCTGGCGGCAGGGGAACAGCAGGACGTTATGGCGCTGGAGCCTCTGTATATCCGCCGTTCCGAAGCGGAAGTGCTTTGGGAAAAACGTCATGGAGTCTGTTTATAA
- the rimI gene encoding ribosomal protein S18-alanine N-acetyltransferase translates to MEFHIRPMNQADIDGVLLVERQSFITPWSRKAFEAECENELAYYLLLLEGHQIIGYGGMWVIIDEAHVTNIAVSRGYRGLGLGRRLLLAMMADAKKRGAASMTLEVRTGNTVARKLYTSLNFKERGIRPGYYSDTHEDALIMWRDAL, encoded by the coding sequence ATGGAATTTCATATACGACCGATGAATCAGGCAGATATCGACGGCGTTCTGTTAGTGGAACGCCAGTCTTTTATTACCCCGTGGTCTCGCAAGGCTTTCGAGGCGGAATGTGAAAATGAGCTGGCGTATTATTTGCTGCTGCTGGAGGGACATCAGATTATCGGTTACGGCGGCATGTGGGTTATTATTGATGAAGCCCATGTAACGAATATTGCAGTATCTCGGGGATATCGCGGTTTAGGACTGGGAAGACGTCTATTGCTGGCGATGATGGCTGATGCGAAAAAACGGGGAGCAGCCAGCATGACGCTGGAAGTGCGGACGGGTAATACCGTCGCCCGCAAGCTGTATACCAGCCTGAATTTTAAAGAGCGGGGAATACGTCCCGGGTATTACAGCGATACTCATGAGGATGCGCTGATCATGTGGCGGGATGCACTGTAA
- a CDS encoding alpha/beta-type small acid-soluble spore protein, with product MARSNKPVNPSAENALDRMKFEIASELGIAERVRSSGWATMTSADCGRVGGQMVRKMIEQYESSNLQ from the coding sequence ATGGCACGCTCGAATAAACCTGTTAATCCTTCTGCTGAAAATGCACTGGACCGTATGAAATTTGAAATTGCTTCCGAATTGGGTATTGCCGAGCGCGTTCGTTCCTCGGGCTGGGCAACAATGACTTCCGCTGACTGCGGTCGTGTAGGCGGTCAAATGGTTCGCAAGATGATCGAGCAGTATGAATCAAGCAATCTCCAATAG
- the tsaD gene encoding tRNA (adenosine(37)-N6)-threonylcarbamoyltransferase complex transferase subunit TsaD codes for MTDQCQENQSTDCLVLGLETSCDETSAAVILNGRTILSNIISSQVPLHQKYGGVVPEIASRKHIENVIPVLHEALAEAGISLSQLDAIGVTYGPGLVGALLVGVATAKALAFSVNVPLIGVNHLEGHIFANFLNQPELVPPFVALVVSGGHTSLVKVKNYNEFELLGQTRDDAAGEAFDKVARVMKLPYPGGPPIDRLAAAGNPAAIHFPRALVEKGNFEFSFSGLKSAVLNYLNSTAQRGETICAADVAASFQAAVVDVLVEKTMQAAAYCSAKQVVLAGGVAANTGLKESMASACEKAGIQFSYPQPILCTDNAAMIACRAYYQFCAGKYADMHLNAVPSLRLSGTAV; via the coding sequence TTGACCGACCAATGTCAAGAGAATCAAAGTACAGATTGCTTAGTATTAGGCTTGGAAACGAGTTGCGATGAAACATCTGCTGCCGTTATTCTAAACGGGCGCACCATTTTATCAAACATTATTTCTTCTCAGGTACCATTGCATCAGAAATATGGAGGGGTCGTTCCTGAAATCGCTTCCCGCAAACATATTGAAAATGTTATTCCGGTTTTACATGAAGCCTTGGCCGAAGCCGGGATTTCTCTGTCACAGTTGGATGCTATCGGTGTAACGTATGGTCCCGGTCTGGTCGGTGCCCTGTTGGTCGGAGTGGCGACGGCAAAGGCTCTGGCTTTTTCTGTAAATGTGCCCCTGATTGGCGTGAATCATCTGGAAGGACATATTTTTGCTAATTTTTTAAATCAGCCGGAGCTTGTTCCTCCCTTTGTTGCTTTGGTGGTATCCGGCGGACATACTTCTTTGGTAAAAGTAAAAAACTATAACGAATTTGAACTGTTAGGCCAAACCAGGGATGATGCGGCCGGAGAAGCATTTGACAAAGTGGCCAGGGTTATGAAACTGCCCTATCCGGGGGGACCGCCGATTGATCGGCTGGCAGCGGCAGGCAATCCGGCAGCCATTCATTTTCCCCGGGCCTTAGTGGAGAAAGGTAACTTCGAATTCAGTTTTAGCGGGCTGAAATCCGCTGTCCTAAACTATTTGAACAGTACCGCCCAACGGGGCGAGACAATTTGTGCCGCCGATGTGGCGGCCAGTTTTCAGGCGGCAGTGGTCGATGTACTGGTGGAAAAAACCATGCAAGCGGCTGCGTACTGTAGTGCCAAACAAGTGGTATTAGCCGGAGGGGTAGCGGCGAATACCGGCTTGAAAGAAAGTATGGCGTCAGCTTGTGAAAAAGCGGGAATTCAGTTTAGCTATCCTCAGCCGATACTTTGTACGGATAACGCGGCAATGATTGCTTGTCGGGCTTATTATCAATTTTGTGCCGGCAAGTATGCTGATATGCATCTGAATGCAGTACCGTCATTGCGGCTTAGCGGCACAGCGGTTTGA